One genomic region from Pyramidobacter piscolens W5455 encodes:
- a CDS encoding ATPase codes for MEKGLVALAAALAVGIPALATAFAQARIGSVAAGSVAEKPETAGTMIILEAIPETMVILGFVVAIMLILQFA; via the coding sequence GTGGAAAAAGGACTCGTAGCATTGGCTGCGGCGCTGGCCGTGGGGATTCCCGCGCTCGCGACTGCTTTCGCTCAGGCCAGGATCGGCAGCGTGGCGGCCGGCAGCGTGGCGGAAAAGCCGGAAACGGCGGGCACGATGATCATTCTCGAGGCGATTCCGGAGACGATGGTCATTCTTGGTTTCGTCGTGGCCATCATGCTGATTTTGCAATTTGCCTAG
- a CDS encoding WecB/TagA/CpsF family glycosyltransferase, translating into MTLPFTADAIVPLLLVAAGCVALQRFFRKKLSRDQYFYMRDLSLMTVMMLLALWSGSDRIEALVACSLLSMVVGLAERARPGKGFFAFIVLPGLIFALTGQPISFVSSSGSAFLYLSSWQSILLTTAWMTLFPVLFRRLDQVPGLAGHLLGVSLSLMVAVTYFSRQNLSEAFLVSVVSLVLVGAYWSRLGHQFRQLGTPLASLWGTLVAGISIIGVSKGITLTALMVIPLGFYAVPLVELSLGLVSHAFTHGQTRAAPDLYSRVIERGVDHPAAVRLVTEICLLVGGSVALMQLIPDSAALKMAVPAMAGVLLLVLWGVHGGRRTRADDHALWGVRIDGISMNYALSKSLAWLKSSEPGFRMVVTMNALGLNETRSDAEFRRIANAADLNLPDGAGLVWALRKLKVPVVERIAGIDYMDRLCRLAASESLPVYLLGGRPGIARRAAERLQAEYPGLVVSGCYDGYFDRAFSGEVAGNVRGSGAKILFAALGMPAQEKWLDSQRANLDGILCVGVGGSFDVYAGVLKRAPRFWQKIGCEWLYRLFQEPWRLKRDFQLLSFVLAVFRERFNVFPWRENDHA; encoded by the coding sequence GTGACGTTGCCGTTCACCGCTGACGCGATCGTGCCGCTGCTTCTGGTGGCGGCCGGATGTGTGGCGCTTCAGCGTTTTTTCAGGAAAAAACTGAGCCGAGATCAATATTTCTACATGAGAGACCTTTCGCTGATGACGGTGATGATGCTGCTGGCTTTGTGGAGCGGTAGCGACCGCATCGAAGCGCTGGTGGCCTGTTCGTTGCTGTCCATGGTGGTGGGGCTGGCGGAGCGGGCCCGGCCGGGAAAAGGTTTCTTTGCCTTTATCGTTTTGCCGGGACTGATTTTTGCCCTGACAGGGCAGCCGATTTCGTTCGTCTCTTCCAGCGGTTCCGCGTTTCTGTATCTGTCTTCGTGGCAGTCCATTCTGCTGACTACGGCGTGGATGACGCTGTTCCCCGTGCTGTTCCGGCGGCTCGACCAGGTGCCGGGGCTGGCGGGGCATCTGTTGGGCGTCAGCCTGTCGCTGATGGTCGCGGTGACGTATTTTTCGCGCCAAAATCTGAGCGAGGCGTTCCTGGTCTCGGTCGTGTCGCTGGTGTTGGTGGGCGCGTACTGGAGCCGGCTCGGCCATCAGTTCCGCCAGCTGGGAACGCCGCTTGCGTCCTTGTGGGGCACGCTGGTGGCGGGGATTTCCATCATTGGCGTCAGCAAGGGGATCACGCTCACGGCGCTGATGGTGATCCCGCTGGGCTTTTACGCCGTGCCGCTGGTGGAGCTGTCGCTGGGGCTGGTCAGTCATGCGTTCACACACGGACAGACTCGCGCGGCGCCCGACCTTTACAGCCGCGTGATCGAGCGCGGCGTGGACCATCCGGCGGCGGTCCGTCTGGTGACGGAGATCTGCCTGTTGGTGGGGGGATCGGTAGCTCTGATGCAGCTGATCCCCGATTCCGCCGCGCTGAAAATGGCGGTGCCGGCGATGGCGGGCGTATTGCTGCTGGTGCTGTGGGGCGTGCACGGCGGCCGGCGCACGCGCGCCGACGATCATGCGCTGTGGGGCGTACGGATCGACGGGATCTCCATGAACTACGCGCTGTCGAAGAGTCTGGCCTGGCTCAAGAGCTCCGAGCCGGGTTTTCGCATGGTGGTGACGATGAACGCGCTGGGGCTGAACGAAACGCGCTCCGACGCGGAGTTCCGCCGCATCGCCAACGCGGCCGATCTGAACCTGCCCGACGGTGCCGGGCTGGTCTGGGCGTTGAGAAAGCTGAAAGTGCCCGTGGTGGAACGCATCGCCGGCATCGATTACATGGACCGGCTCTGTCGTCTGGCGGCGTCGGAATCGTTGCCCGTGTACCTGCTGGGCGGCCGCCCGGGCATCGCCCGCCGCGCCGCGGAACGCCTGCAGGCGGAATACCCCGGCTTGGTCGTTTCCGGTTGTTACGACGGCTATTTCGACCGCGCTTTTTCCGGCGAAGTTGCCGGCAACGTGCGCGGCAGCGGCGCCAAAATCCTCTTTGCGGCGCTGGGAATGCCGGCGCAGGAGAAGTGGCTCGACTCGCAGCGCGCGAATCTGGACGGGATCCTCTGCGTCGGCGTCGGCGGCAGTTTCGACGTTTACGCCGGGGTGTTGAAGCGGGCGCCCCGTTTCTGGCAGAAAATCGGCTGCGAATGGCTCTATCGCCTGTTCCAGGAGCCGTGGCGGCTGAAGCGCGATTTCCAGCTGCTGTCCTTTGTGCTGGCGGTGTTCCGCGAGCGGTTCAACGTATTCCCGTGGAGAGAGAACGATCATGCGTAA
- a CDS encoding V-type ATP synthase subunit I yields MIEKMCRLSMAVPESLGMDFIDFLQADGRVHLILPSEEPRCGDLAERLVVLREKLRAVVETLEEGSVLAVAEDRPAAADAEVERILSESFALTVPELEKSVEKFQADLARVMKGHERLADEQSLLERILAQLGTFAFKDSAGRRCLLWWVAKDLWPLAQRQIERHCADGERTLFHVHDTAKEDQLLVELSVPAAQVPAVAEILHGISAALWTPPPQYAGKNYAESIELMKRRLSEIQSLLKAEQSALAAMRKQWGPRQKAFFLLIDRKVDQYHVFSCCDRVGGALLVEGWMPQDGLEDFRARLEEKFAGRAALYSREPEPDEYGQVPTALRHGRFFAPFEVFLKLVQPPAYGTADPTSLIGLFFPFFAGCIIGDAGYGLVMLILMCFVRRRAKSKLVRDIAFVLMNICVWSLFWGAAFGEFFGDFAHRVLYMEPLWVERSRAVMPVLTFSVALGLGHVLLGLAVGLLHGLKARHKKHAMEKFGAMLVILSMVAALMSVRRLLPPQALPGGMAALVAGLALLTAGGGIGGLIESMSSFGHILSYVRIGAIGLSSAILAVAASKFVDVLGVSALGLFVALAIHLLNFVLAFAESGLHAARLHYVEFMGNFYVAQGKDYHPFAYRRNLPWKKDS; encoded by the coding sequence ATGATCGAAAAAATGTGCCGGCTGTCGATGGCGGTCCCGGAATCTCTGGGGATGGATTTTATCGACTTCCTGCAGGCCGATGGGCGCGTCCATCTGATCCTGCCTTCCGAAGAACCGCGCTGCGGCGATCTGGCGGAGCGCCTTGTGGTGTTGCGCGAGAAGCTGCGCGCCGTGGTGGAAACGCTGGAAGAGGGCTCCGTCCTCGCTGTGGCGGAAGACCGGCCGGCCGCGGCCGACGCGGAAGTGGAGCGGATCCTGTCCGAATCCTTTGCTCTGACCGTTCCCGAGCTGGAAAAAAGCGTGGAGAAATTTCAGGCCGATCTTGCCCGCGTCATGAAAGGTCATGAGCGTCTCGCCGATGAACAAAGCCTGCTCGAGCGCATTCTCGCGCAGCTGGGAACGTTTGCTTTCAAGGACTCGGCGGGACGGCGGTGCCTGCTCTGGTGGGTGGCGAAAGACCTTTGGCCGCTGGCGCAGAGGCAGATCGAACGTCATTGCGCCGACGGCGAGAGAACCCTGTTTCACGTGCACGACACCGCCAAAGAGGATCAGCTGCTGGTTGAGCTCTCGGTACCGGCGGCGCAGGTTCCCGCCGTGGCGGAAATCCTGCACGGCATCAGCGCGGCGTTATGGACGCCGCCGCCTCAGTACGCCGGTAAAAATTACGCTGAAAGTATAGAACTGATGAAACGCCGTCTGTCGGAGATCCAGTCCCTTCTCAAGGCGGAGCAGTCTGCCCTTGCCGCCATGAGAAAACAATGGGGGCCTCGACAGAAGGCGTTTTTTTTGCTGATCGACCGCAAGGTCGACCAGTATCATGTCTTCAGCTGCTGCGACCGAGTCGGCGGCGCGCTGCTGGTCGAAGGCTGGATGCCGCAGGACGGGCTGGAAGATTTTCGTGCCAGGCTGGAAGAAAAATTCGCCGGCCGCGCGGCGCTTTACAGCCGCGAACCGGAACCTGACGAATATGGGCAGGTTCCGACCGCCCTGCGTCACGGCCGGTTCTTCGCGCCCTTCGAAGTGTTCCTCAAGCTCGTGCAGCCGCCGGCCTACGGCACGGCGGACCCCACCAGCCTGATCGGCCTGTTTTTCCCGTTTTTCGCGGGCTGCATCATCGGCGACGCCGGCTACGGACTGGTCATGCTGATCCTGATGTGCTTCGTGCGCCGCCGCGCCAAAAGCAAATTAGTGCGCGACATCGCCTTCGTCCTGATGAACATATGCGTGTGGAGTCTTTTCTGGGGCGCGGCTTTCGGCGAGTTTTTCGGCGATTTTGCTCATAGAGTGCTTTATATGGAACCTCTCTGGGTGGAACGTTCTCGGGCCGTCATGCCGGTGCTGACGTTTTCGGTGGCCCTCGGGCTGGGGCACGTGCTGCTCGGCCTGGCGGTTGGATTGCTTCACGGTCTGAAGGCCCGCCATAAAAAACACGCCATGGAAAAATTTGGCGCCATGCTGGTGATCCTGTCCATGGTGGCGGCGCTCATGTCAGTGCGCCGGCTTTTGCCGCCGCAGGCTCTCCCCGGCGGCATGGCGGCGCTCGTCGCGGGGCTGGCGCTGCTGACGGCCGGGGGCGGTATCGGCGGCCTGATCGAATCGATGAGTTCTTTCGGGCACATTCTCAGTTATGTGCGCATCGGCGCCATCGGCCTGTCGTCGGCAATCCTTGCGGTAGCCGCTTCGAAATTCGTGGACGTGCTCGGCGTTTCGGCGCTGGGACTTTTCGTCGCGCTGGCGATCCATCTGCTCAATTTCGTGCTGGCGTTCGCCGAGTCGGGGCTGCACGCGGCACGTCTTCATTATGTGGAGTTCATGGGCAATTTTTACGTTGCTCAAGGAAAAGATTATCATCCCTTTGCGTACAGGAGGAATTTACCGTGGAAAAAGGACTCGTAG
- a CDS encoding CBS domain-containing protein, giving the protein MRNEMVTAEQLMKRDLTAVMAEDTVEDAMHVLRSHSLSGVPVVDDQWRLVGFLSESDILRSVLPSYLEILAQDSFLYGEHELLVKKFSQVRAGVVRDYMQACCQSVQPETNIMNVADLMLRLKVKRLPVVEGRLLMGIIDRSDLCEYLMNSGNAS; this is encoded by the coding sequence ATGCGTAACGAAATGGTGACCGCCGAGCAGCTGATGAAGCGCGACCTGACCGCCGTCATGGCCGAAGACACCGTCGAAGACGCCATGCACGTGTTGCGCAGCCACAGCCTGAGCGGCGTTCCGGTCGTGGACGATCAGTGGCGTCTGGTGGGCTTCCTTTCGGAATCGGACATCCTCCGCTCCGTGCTGCCGTCGTATCTGGAGATCCTTGCGCAGGACTCTTTTCTCTACGGCGAACATGAACTGCTGGTAAAAAAATTTTCGCAGGTCCGCGCCGGCGTCGTGCGCGATTACATGCAGGCGTGCTGCCAGTCGGTGCAGCCGGAGACGAATATCATGAACGTGGCCGATTTGATGCTGCGTCTCAAAGTGAAGCGCCTGCCCGTCGTCGAAGGCCGACTGCTGATGGGGATCATCGACCGGAGCGATCTGTGCGAGTATCTGATGAATTCCGGGAACGCCTCATGA